In Janthinobacterium rivuli, a single genomic region encodes these proteins:
- a CDS encoding FdhF/YdeP family oxidoreductase, with amino-acid sequence MSKPKSDARIAPYTHAAAGWGALKYVAINLFKEKVSAGNYRSLFEQNQPDGFDCPGCAWPDREHASTFEFCENGVKAVAAESTSKRVRPEFFQEHTVTELMEQSDYDLEQHGRLTDPMVYDSASDKYQAISWDDAFALVAHHLHALDDPNQAAFYTSGRASNEAAFLYQLFVRAYGTNNFPDCSNLCHEATSRGLPETVGIGKGTVLLDDFEHADTLLLFGQNPATNHPRMLGELREASRRGATIVSINPLHERGLERFTSPQHPLEMLTGGSTNICSLFICPTLGGDFALIKAMAKRVVELDDEAIAHDQERVLDCAFIAEHTAGFDAFAADLRAESWDLLLAESGVARDKIEELTQIYVKGKAVIATWGMGVTQHKNSLATVQILSNLMMMRGNIGKRGAGLCPVRGHSNVQGDRTMGIEEQPTKEFLDRLGLVFNFEPPRHHGYDAVGTIAAMLEKKVKVFVALGGNFSMATPDTPRTWGALRSCDLTVHIATKLNRSHLVHGKDALILPTLGRTEIDVQQGVAQGVTVEDSMSMVHISFGMNQPASPNLRSEIAIVAGMAQATVGSEKIDWLRFSGNYALLRDSIEQVFDDFFDYNLRIAKPGGFHLKIASRERVWKTESGKAQFLVNAVELDTPIHRARQQYGERLMVLMTTRSHDQYNTTIYAMDDRYRGVFGQRRVVFINKDDLAMLGFAAGDWVDLIGVWHDGIERRADRFLLVEYDIPRGCIGAYYPETNPLVPLDSVGEGSRTPTFKSIPVLLSPSAALS; translated from the coding sequence ATGAGCAAGCCAAAGTCCGACGCGCGCATCGCGCCCTACACCCATGCCGCGGCCGGTTGGGGTGCCCTCAAGTACGTGGCCATCAATCTGTTCAAGGAAAAAGTCAGCGCGGGCAATTACCGCTCGCTGTTCGAGCAAAACCAGCCCGACGGTTTCGACTGTCCCGGCTGCGCCTGGCCCGACCGCGAACACGCGTCGACGTTTGAATTCTGCGAAAACGGCGTCAAGGCCGTGGCCGCCGAATCGACAAGCAAGCGCGTGCGTCCCGAGTTTTTCCAGGAGCACACGGTCACCGAACTGATGGAGCAGTCGGACTATGATCTGGAGCAACATGGCCGCCTGACGGACCCCATGGTATACGACTCTGCCAGCGACAAATACCAGGCCATTTCCTGGGACGACGCGTTCGCCCTCGTGGCGCACCACCTGCACGCGCTGGACGACCCGAACCAGGCCGCCTTCTATACGTCTGGCCGCGCCAGCAACGAAGCCGCTTTCCTGTATCAGCTGTTCGTGCGCGCCTACGGCACCAACAATTTCCCCGATTGCTCCAACCTGTGCCACGAAGCGACCAGCCGTGGCTTGCCGGAAACCGTCGGCATCGGCAAGGGCACGGTGCTGCTGGACGACTTCGAACATGCGGACACCCTGCTGCTGTTCGGCCAGAACCCGGCCACCAACCACCCGCGCATGCTGGGAGAATTGCGCGAAGCGTCGCGCCGTGGCGCCACCATCGTGTCCATCAACCCATTGCACGAACGGGGCCTGGAGCGCTTCACGAGCCCCCAGCATCCGCTGGAAATGCTGACGGGCGGCAGCACGAACATCTGTTCGCTGTTCATCTGCCCCACTCTGGGCGGCGACTTCGCGCTGATCAAGGCCATGGCCAAGCGCGTCGTCGAGCTCGATGACGAAGCCATCGCCCACGACCAGGAGCGCGTGCTCGACTGCGCCTTCATCGCCGAGCACACGGCAGGCTTCGACGCGTTCGCCGCCGACCTGCGCGCCGAAAGCTGGGACTTGCTGCTGGCCGAATCGGGCGTGGCGCGCGACAAGATCGAGGAACTCACGCAGATCTATGTGAAGGGCAAGGCCGTCATCGCCACCTGGGGCATGGGCGTGACGCAGCACAAGAATTCGCTGGCCACCGTGCAAATCCTGTCGAACTTGATGATGATGCGCGGCAATATCGGCAAGCGCGGCGCGGGCCTGTGTCCGGTGCGCGGCCACTCGAACGTGCAGGGCGACCGCACCATGGGCATCGAGGAACAGCCGACCAAGGAATTCCTCGACCGCCTGGGTCTGGTCTTCAACTTCGAGCCGCCGCGCCACCACGGCTATGACGCCGTCGGCACGATAGCAGCCATGCTGGAAAAGAAAGTCAAAGTGTTTGTCGCGCTCGGTGGCAATTTCTCGATGGCCACGCCGGACACGCCGCGCACCTGGGGCGCGCTGCGCTCGTGCGACCTGACCGTGCATATCGCCACCAAACTCAACCGCAGCCATCTGGTACATGGCAAGGATGCGCTGATCCTGCCGACCCTGGGACGCACGGAAATCGACGTGCAGCAAGGCGTGGCGCAAGGCGTGACGGTGGAAGATTCGATGAGCATGGTGCACATCTCGTTCGGCATGAACCAGCCCGCCTCGCCCAATCTGCGCTCGGAAATCGCCATCGTGGCAGGCATGGCGCAAGCGACCGTGGGCAGCGAAAAGATCGACTGGCTGCGCTTTTCCGGCAACTATGCGCTGCTGCGCGACTCCATCGAGCAAGTTTTTGACGACTTTTTCGACTACAACTTGCGCATAGCCAAGCCGGGCGGCTTCCACCTGAAAATCGCCTCGCGCGAACGCGTGTGGAAGACGGAAAGCGGCAAGGCGCAATTCCTTGTCAATGCCGTGGAACTGGACACGCCGATCCACCGTGCGCGCCAGCAATATGGCGAGCGCCTGATGGTGCTGATGACCACGCGTTCGCACGACCAGTACAACACGACGATCTACGCCATGGACGACCGCTACCGTGGCGTGTTCGGCCAGCGCCGCGTGGTCTTCATCAACAAGGATGACCTGGCCATGCTGGGCTTTGCGGCCGGCGACTGGGTCGACCTGATCGGCGTGTGGCATGACGGCATCGAACGCCGCGCCGACCGCTTCCTGCTGGTCGAGTACGACATCCCGCGCGGCTGCATCGGCGCCTACTACCCGGAAACCAATCCGCTGGTGCCGCTCGACAGCGTGGGCGAAGGCTCGCGCACGCCGACCTTCAAATCCATCCCCGTGCTGCTATCGCCTTCCGCCGCCCTCAGCTGA
- a CDS encoding helix-turn-helix domain-containing protein: MPVALAPAVIYDVDKEKNMHKEDKEDGVDAALIALLALLWQARQEAPEKPWSLAKLAKRAGVQMSTLLRQLNALSSAGLVLVTTAESGGGSALLSAAGAELCASMFAPPPAE, from the coding sequence ATGCCGGTCGCGCTGGCGCCGGCCGTGATTTATGATGTGGACAAGGAGAAAAACATGCACAAGGAAGACAAGGAAGACGGAGTCGACGCGGCGCTGATCGCGCTGCTGGCGCTGCTGTGGCAAGCGCGGCAGGAGGCGCCGGAGAAACCGTGGTCGCTGGCCAAGCTGGCCAAGCGGGCAGGAGTACAGATGAGCACTTTGCTGCGCCAGCTCAATGCGTTGTCCAGCGCGGGACTGGTGCTAGTTACCACGGCGGAGAGCGGCGGTGGCAGCGCGCTGCTCAGCGCGGCGGGCGCCGAGCTGTGCGCCAGCATGTTCGCACCACCGCCAGCAGAGTAA
- the moaA gene encoding GTP 3',8-cyclase MoaA yields the protein MYPQPATWQPDYSEPCVDMLGRPLTDLRISVIDQCNFRCTYCMPAELYPSDYPFLPSSERLSFAQIETLARAFVRLGVDKIRITGGEPLLRKNLEQLIETLAKLTTPDGRAVSIALTTNGSLLAAKARSLKDAGLDRVTVSLDSLDNGIFQRMNGVDFPVEKVLHGIAVAQAVGLHPVKVNMVVQKGVNDSQIVPLARHFRHTGVILRLIEFMDVGGIGAWSRTHVVTSEAARALIAAEFPLVSLGEGKPVLHETASRYRYLDGGGEVGFISSVSQPFCGDCSRVRVSSDGKLFTCLFAHDGLDLRPRLDSAQGLETLLRQHWQRRGDRYSEVRGALAQLGGRKQYPTVRMSLVGG from the coding sequence ATGTATCCGCAGCCAGCCACCTGGCAGCCAGACTATAGTGAACCCTGCGTGGACATGCTGGGCCGCCCCCTGACGGACTTGCGCATTTCCGTCATCGACCAGTGCAACTTCCGCTGCACCTATTGCATGCCGGCCGAGCTGTACCCCAGCGATTACCCGTTTCTTCCCTCCAGCGAGCGCCTGTCCTTCGCGCAGATCGAAACGCTGGCGCGCGCCTTCGTGCGTCTGGGCGTGGATAAAATCCGCATCACGGGCGGCGAGCCGCTGCTGCGCAAGAACCTGGAGCAGCTGATCGAGACGCTGGCGAAGCTCACCACGCCGGACGGGCGCGCCGTGAGCATCGCGCTGACGACGAATGGCAGCTTGCTGGCGGCCAAGGCGCGCTCGCTGAAGGATGCAGGCCTGGACCGCGTCACCGTCAGCCTCGACAGTCTCGATAACGGCATTTTCCAGCGCATGAATGGTGTCGACTTTCCCGTAGAGAAAGTGCTGCACGGCATAGCGGTGGCGCAAGCTGTGGGCTTGCACCCCGTAAAGGTCAACATGGTCGTGCAGAAAGGCGTCAACGACAGTCAGATCGTGCCGCTGGCGCGCCATTTCCGCCACACGGGCGTGATCCTGCGCCTGATCGAATTCATGGACGTGGGCGGCATCGGCGCCTGGTCGCGCACGCACGTAGTCACGTCCGAGGCGGCGCGCGCGCTGATCGCCGCCGAATTCCCCCTCGTGTCGCTGGGCGAAGGCAAGCCTGTCCTGCACGAGACGGCCAGCCGCTACCGTTATCTCGATGGAGGCGGCGAAGTGGGTTTCATTTCCAGCGTGTCGCAGCCGTTCTGCGGCGACTGCAGCAGGGTGCGCGTGTCGTCCGATGGCAAGCTGTTTACTTGTTTGTTCGCCCACGACGGCCTCGACCTGCGGCCCCGGCTTGACTCGGCGCAAGGGCTGGAAACCCTGCTGCGCCAGCACTGGCAGCGGCGTGGCGACCGTTACTCGGAAGTGCGCGGTGCACTGGCCCAGCTTGGCGGGCGCAAGCAGTATCCCACCGTGCGCATGTCGCTGGTGGGCGGGTGA
- a CDS encoding PLP-dependent aminotransferase family protein — MKLYEKLVSDIEQLVEKGVLLPGERIPSVRQTSQQHKLSITTVLRAYVKLEGMGVIESRPQSGYFVRPRTSDAQNAGLCMQASHPSPVPAEVHVSRLVLSTLRSIGLHDAIPLGSPYPDPSLFPWERINQYAGAVARRNRVWNMTDDLPPGNPQLIREIARRYMENGLAVDPDEIIVTVGATEAINLCLQAVAKPGDTIAVESPTFYAMLMAVERLGMKVVEVSTDPYDGISIEALADIMAQQPIAAVMVMPNFQNPLGFQMSDQRKRALVQLLEQHDVPAIENGVYNELYYGDAHPSSLKSYDRKGMVLHCSSFSKSLSSAQRVGWALAGRYRGKVEELKFLNTLATSSFPQLAIAEYLQNDGYEQHLRRTRKAYAQQARIMAAAVQRFFPAGTKISHPQGGYVLWVELPGDIDSMQLYRRALECKITVGPGRMFSVSQAYKHCIRLNYSYPWSVGVEQAIILLGKLITEFL, encoded by the coding sequence ATGAAATTGTATGAAAAGCTCGTCAGCGACATCGAGCAACTGGTGGAAAAGGGCGTGCTCCTGCCCGGTGAACGCATTCCCTCGGTGCGCCAGACCAGCCAGCAGCACAAGCTGAGCATCACCACGGTGCTGCGCGCCTATGTCAAGCTGGAAGGCATGGGCGTGATCGAAAGCCGGCCCCAGTCCGGCTACTTCGTGCGTCCGCGCACCAGCGATGCACAGAACGCCGGCCTGTGCATGCAAGCGTCGCACCCCAGCCCCGTGCCGGCGGAAGTGCACGTCAGCCGCCTGGTGCTGTCGACCTTGCGCTCGATCGGCTTGCATGACGCCATACCGCTGGGCTCGCCCTACCCCGACCCTTCGCTGTTTCCCTGGGAACGCATCAACCAGTATGCGGGCGCCGTGGCGCGCCGCAACCGCGTGTGGAACATGACGGATGACCTGCCGCCGGGCAACCCGCAGCTGATCCGCGAAATCGCCCGCCGCTACATGGAAAACGGTCTGGCCGTCGATCCCGATGAAATCATCGTCACCGTGGGCGCCACGGAAGCCATCAACCTGTGCCTGCAAGCCGTGGCCAAGCCGGGCGACACCATCGCCGTCGAGTCGCCCACCTTCTATGCCATGCTGATGGCCGTCGAACGGCTGGGCATGAAGGTGGTGGAAGTGTCCACCGATCCGTACGATGGCATCAGCATCGAAGCGCTGGCCGACATCATGGCCCAGCAACCGATCGCCGCCGTCATGGTGATGCCGAACTTCCAGAATCCGCTGGGTTTTCAAATGTCCGACCAGCGCAAGCGGGCCCTGGTACAACTGCTGGAACAGCACGACGTGCCCGCCATCGAAAACGGCGTCTACAACGAACTGTATTACGGCGACGCCCACCCGTCCTCGCTCAAGTCCTATGACCGCAAGGGCATGGTGCTGCACTGCTCCTCGTTTTCCAAGAGCCTCAGTTCCGCGCAGCGCGTGGGCTGGGCCCTGGCCGGGCGCTACCGGGGCAAGGTGGAGGAACTCAAATTCCTCAACACCCTGGCCACCTCCTCGTTTCCGCAGCTGGCCATCGCCGAATACCTGCAAAACGATGGCTACGAACAGCATCTGCGCCGCACCCGCAAGGCCTATGCCCAGCAAGCGCGCATCATGGCCGCCGCCGTGCAGCGCTTCTTTCCTGCTGGCACGAAAATCTCGCACCCGCAGGGCGGCTACGTGCTGTGGGTGGAATTGCCCGGCGACATAGACTCCATGCAGCTGTACCGGCGCGCGCTGGAATGCAAGATCACGGTGGGTCCGGGGCGCATGTTTTCCGTCAGCCAGGCCTACAAGCATTGCATCCGCCTCAACTACAGCTATCCGTGGAGCGTGGGTGTAGAACAGGCGATCATTCTGCTCGGCAAACTCATCACCGAATTTTTGTAG
- a CDS encoding Dyp-type peroxidase, with the protein MAIPQSMLSVVARDEVHLQFKVKAGVDMRQLFKLLGKLWESEVTGILDPTLNRHHQLTGGTANVVLGFKPELWRAACPGCVPDNMASFAQDLVGANGKTAPATQHDFWVWITQSNAATLYDSMRTTLTLLSPFAELASEQVCFPYHNNVTFDGFADGVANPNPFRANGVAIIPDGEAGAGGSTVLLQKWRMDVERLRALPVHAAEQVWGRTKAGSHELSPLPVDSHVGRNQFIRDGEEVDIVRRNANYANAGEAGVMFVGFCKDITVTMGMLRQMYGVGYDGVTKTDRLLDFSTALSSAIYFVPSIDALLAVGISPADPG; encoded by the coding sequence ATGGCAATTCCACAAAGCATGTTGTCGGTCGTCGCGCGCGACGAAGTGCATTTGCAGTTCAAGGTAAAGGCCGGCGTCGATATGCGGCAGTTGTTCAAGTTGCTGGGCAAGCTGTGGGAATCCGAAGTCACGGGCATCCTCGATCCCACGCTGAACCGCCACCATCAGTTGACGGGCGGCACTGCCAATGTGGTGCTGGGATTCAAGCCCGAGCTGTGGCGCGCCGCTTGCCCCGGCTGCGTGCCGGACAACATGGCATCGTTTGCGCAGGACCTGGTGGGCGCCAACGGCAAGACGGCGCCGGCCACGCAGCACGATTTCTGGGTCTGGATCACGCAGTCGAACGCGGCCACCCTGTACGACAGCATGCGCACGACGCTCACGCTTTTGAGTCCCTTCGCCGAGCTGGCCAGCGAGCAGGTGTGTTTTCCGTATCATAATAATGTGACCTTCGACGGCTTTGCCGACGGCGTCGCCAATCCGAATCCGTTTCGCGCCAACGGCGTGGCCATCATTCCGGACGGCGAGGCGGGCGCGGGCGGTTCGACCGTGCTGCTGCAAAAATGGCGCATGGACGTGGAGCGCCTGCGCGCCTTGCCCGTGCACGCGGCCGAGCAGGTATGGGGCCGCACCAAGGCCGGCAGCCATGAATTGTCGCCGCTGCCCGTCGATTCCCACGTGGGCCGCAACCAGTTCATCCGCGATGGCGAGGAAGTCGATATCGTGCGCCGCAATGCCAATTACGCCAATGCCGGCGAGGCGGGCGTCATGTTTGTCGGTTTCTGCAAGGACATCACGGTGACCATGGGCATGCTGCGGCAAATGTACGGCGTAGGCTATGATGGCGTCACCAAGACGGACAGGTTGCTGGATTTTTCCACGGCGCTGTCGTCGGCGATCTATTTTGTGCCCAGCATCGACGCCTTGCTGGCCGTGGGTATTTCGCCGGCGGATCCCGGCTAA
- the msbA gene encoding lipid A export permease/ATP-binding protein MsbA, which translates to MQQSRLLFFRLAGQFRRYGAIVAATLLAVGVASATDVLLIRQLQNVVDAMRATASTQVAPASGVMGMLQGWIDRFLPAQAGQVDLWVIPATILGLAVLRMVSSFAGDYGSVWLSSRVQADLREKMFATIMRLPSRFFDTTTTSLTQSRVAFDASQVSQAGLNVLNVMVRDSVATIGYLILLFSIDVKLALFCMASMPIVAIVVTLAGRRMRHLSKSSQQAVGELTSVLDESIGGQRVVKIFGGQDYEQARFVDVVKRNRQLAVKHAATSAMNSGFIMMLVGITLSSVIYFAMLRAQSGAITPGAFVAFMGALMAMQSPIKNLTKINEPLQRGLAAAESVFGLIDTPLEPDPGAIAPVTVQGNLSLQNVHFRYNSDDPDAPTALSDITLDIRAGETVALVGGSGGGKTTLLGLLPRFYDVSGGQILLDGVDLRDYALLALRRQFALVSQDVILFNDTMAANIAYGDPAPDQDRIEASARAAYAHDFIMQLPQGYATQAGQNGSRLSGGQRQRLAIARALYKDAPILLLDEATSALDTESERSVQAALEVLMRNRTTIVIAHRLSTIESADRIVVMQGGRLVEAGSHTDLLRQGGAYARLHASQLSPIKDGLG; encoded by the coding sequence ATGCAGCAAAGTCGCCTCCTGTTCTTCCGCCTGGCCGGCCAGTTTCGCCGCTATGGCGCCATCGTTGCCGCCACCTTGCTGGCCGTGGGCGTGGCGTCCGCCACCGATGTGTTGTTAATCCGTCAGTTGCAAAACGTCGTCGACGCCATGCGCGCGACGGCCAGCACGCAGGTCGCGCCCGCGTCCGGCGTGATGGGCATGTTGCAGGGCTGGATCGACCGTTTCTTGCCGGCACAGGCGGGGCAGGTGGACTTATGGGTGATTCCCGCCACCATCCTGGGCCTGGCCGTGCTGCGCATGGTGTCGAGCTTTGCCGGCGATTATGGTTCCGTCTGGCTATCGAGCCGGGTGCAGGCCGATTTGCGCGAAAAAATGTTCGCCACCATCATGCGCCTGCCCAGCCGCTTTTTCGATACCACCACCACCAGTTTGACGCAGTCGCGCGTGGCCTTCGACGCCAGCCAGGTGTCGCAGGCGGGCTTGAACGTGCTCAACGTGATGGTGCGCGATTCCGTCGCCACCATCGGTTATCTGATCCTGCTGTTCAGCATCGACGTGAAACTGGCCCTGTTCTGCATGGCGTCGATGCCCATCGTGGCCATCGTCGTGACTCTGGCGGGACGCCGCATGCGCCACCTGAGCAAGAGTTCGCAGCAAGCCGTGGGCGAGCTGACCTCCGTGCTCGACGAAAGCATCGGCGGCCAGCGCGTCGTGAAAATCTTCGGCGGCCAGGATTATGAACAGGCGCGCTTCGTCGACGTGGTCAAGCGCAACCGCCAGCTGGCCGTCAAGCATGCTGCCACCTCGGCCATGAATTCCGGCTTCATCATGATGCTCGTCGGCATCACCCTGTCATCCGTGATCTATTTCGCCATGCTGCGCGCGCAAAGCGGCGCCATCACGCCGGGCGCCTTCGTCGCCTTCATGGGGGCACTGATGGCGATGCAGTCGCCGATCAAGAATCTGACGAAGATCAATGAACCGCTGCAGCGTGGCCTGGCGGCGGCCGAGTCCGTCTTCGGCCTGATCGACACGCCGCTGGAACCGGACCCGGGCGCCATCGCGCCCGTCACGGTGCAGGGCAATCTGTCCTTGCAGAACGTGCACTTCCGCTACAACAGCGACGATCCCGATGCGCCTACGGCCTTGAGCGACATCACGCTCGACATCCGCGCCGGCGAAACGGTGGCCCTGGTGGGCGGCTCGGGCGGTGGCAAGACAACCTTGCTGGGCTTGCTGCCGCGCTTCTATGACGTCAGCGGCGGCCAGATCCTGCTAGACGGCGTCGACCTGCGCGACTACGCGCTGCTGGCCCTGCGGCGCCAGTTCGCCCTCGTCAGCCAGGACGTGATTTTGTTCAACGACACGATGGCGGCGAATATCGCGTATGGCGACCCGGCCCCGGACCAGGACAGAATCGAAGCATCGGCGCGCGCCGCCTATGCGCACGACTTCATCATGCAGTTGCCGCAGGGCTACGCCACCCAGGCGGGGCAGAATGGTTCGCGCCTGTCGGGCGGACAACGCCAGCGCCTGGCGATCGCCCGCGCCCTGTACAAGGACGCGCCGATTTTGCTGCTGGACGAAGCGACCAGCGCGCTGGACACGGAGTCGGAGCGTTCCGTGCAGGCGGCGCTGGAAGTGCTGATGCGCAACCGCACCACCATCGTCATCGCCCACAGGCTGTCGACCATCGAAAGTGCCGACCGCATCGTCGTCATGCAGGGTGGCCGCCTGGTGGAAGCGGGCAGCCACACGGACTTGCTGCGGCAGGGCGGCGCGTATGCGCGCCTGCATGCGAGCCAGCTATCTCCCATCAAGGATGGCTTGGGCTGA
- a CDS encoding toxin-antitoxin system YwqK family antitoxin — MKNQQTMRWLLAAALGMGAALPLAAQEQSAAPKPTPTRQEEDQAMYLDENFMPSNQRRAVYALRTPPVRDEALGAWHVRLEFPDTPGVLAFETYTTDLDLSQVRFVRFRKYYYENGQLLRETYFNAQGEELLGGCVYFENGQVKQKVTALPNGRDSISETYHENGQLMSRTLYHGDEMADGEHVSYAANGAVSSRSYRRNGEMDGVQESFYADGKLFQRGQFVDGKREGEFVTYAEDGSVMARTVWVHGKPDGWSFESHGNGVMSNKTLYQKGAVLSLQTWGPSGRPVFAWQKDAQGRDHGDTTDWHANGVRASVTPFVEGQRHGLLQTWYSDGSLRQIVPYEHGKKHGIERQWDQAGKQVLEQAWRDGQPVTSS; from the coding sequence ATGAAGAATCAACAGACGATGCGCTGGCTGCTGGCCGCCGCGCTGGGCATGGGTGCAGCCCTGCCACTGGCGGCACAGGAGCAGTCCGCGGCGCCAAAACCAACGCCCACACGACAGGAGGAAGACCAGGCCATGTATCTGGATGAAAATTTCATGCCGAGCAACCAACGCCGCGCCGTGTATGCGCTGCGCACGCCGCCCGTACGCGACGAGGCGCTGGGCGCCTGGCACGTGCGGCTGGAATTTCCCGACACGCCGGGCGTGCTGGCCTTTGAAACCTACACCACGGACCTGGACCTGAGCCAGGTCAGGTTCGTGCGTTTCCGCAAGTATTACTACGAGAATGGCCAGTTGCTGCGCGAAACCTACTTCAATGCCCAGGGCGAGGAGTTGCTCGGCGGCTGCGTGTACTTTGAAAACGGCCAGGTCAAGCAAAAGGTGACGGCCTTGCCGAACGGGCGTGACAGCATCTCGGAAACGTATCACGAGAATGGCCAGCTGATGAGCCGCACCTTGTATCACGGCGACGAGATGGCCGATGGCGAGCATGTGTCGTATGCCGCGAATGGTGCCGTCAGCAGCCGCTCGTATCGACGCAATGGCGAGATGGATGGCGTGCAGGAATCGTTTTATGCCGATGGCAAGCTGTTCCAACGGGGACAGTTCGTCGATGGCAAGCGCGAGGGCGAGTTTGTCACGTATGCCGAGGACGGCAGTGTGATGGCCAGGACCGTGTGGGTGCACGGCAAGCCTGACGGCTGGTCGTTTGAAAGCCATGGCAATGGCGTCATGTCGAACAAAACGCTGTACCAGAAAGGCGCCGTGCTCAGCTTGCAAACGTGGGGACCGAGTGGCCGGCCCGTGTTTGCGTGGCAGAAAGACGCGCAGGGGCGCGACCATGGCGATACGACGGACTGGCATGCCAACGGCGTGCGCGCCAGCGTGACCCCGTTTGTCGAAGGCCAGCGCCACGGCTTGCTGCAAACCTGGTACAGCGATGGCAGCCTGCGGCAGATCGTGCCGTACGAGCACGGCAAGAAGCACGGTATCGAGCGTCAGTGGGACCAGGCCGGCAAGCAGGTGCTGGAGCAGGCATGGCGTGACGGTCAGCCCGTAACAAGCAGTTAG
- a CDS encoding MarR family winged helix-turn-helix transcriptional regulator gives MVVEAEVSALARAQGMALQNMRVVMRAAQRHSAQIEKQCGVSGAQLWVMQELLERPGLRMGELASKMSIHQTTASNLVEALVKKAYVRKARDQPDQRVVTLTLTAEGQAVIAGAPQPARGLLPSALAQLDPDSLAHLNLGLSALLAVVAPDDRQAGMQPFPFTM, from the coding sequence ATGGTGGTGGAAGCGGAAGTTTCGGCGTTGGCCAGGGCGCAAGGCATGGCCTTGCAAAACATGCGTGTCGTCATGCGCGCGGCGCAGCGCCACTCGGCGCAGATCGAGAAACAATGCGGCGTGTCGGGCGCGCAATTGTGGGTGATGCAGGAATTGCTGGAGCGGCCGGGCCTGCGCATGGGCGAGCTGGCCAGCAAGATGTCGATCCACCAGACGACGGCCAGCAACCTGGTCGAGGCGTTGGTCAAGAAAGCCTATGTGCGCAAGGCGCGCGACCAGCCCGATCAGCGCGTGGTCACCCTGACCCTGACGGCGGAGGGGCAGGCCGTGATCGCCGGCGCGCCGCAGCCGGCGCGCGGTTTGCTGCCCAGTGCGCTGGCTCAGCTGGACCCCGACAGCCTGGCGCACCTGAACCTGGGCTTGAGCGCCTTGCTGGCCGTCGTCGCTCCCGATGACAGGCAGGCGGGCATGCAGCCGTTTCCGTTTACGATGTAG